The Vagococcus penaei genome includes the window CTTAAATCACCAGTTGGGACACCAGTTAGTTCAGATGCTAAACAAGCAGTCTTAGAGGCTGTTACTTTTTTAAAGGCAGAAGGATTTGACGTACAAGAGGTTGATTGGCCGATTGATGGTATCGAATTAATGAAAAATTATTATGTTATAGGTGCTGGAGCAGCAGGAATTGCTAACTTCCAACTGCAACAGATTGAAAAACGTTCTCTTGAAATAACGGATGTTGATTTATTGACTTGGGCATTGTACCAAACCAATCAGTTGATCACTAAAAAAGATGTTAATGAGGTTTGGGAATCTAATTATCAAATAGCTCAAAAAATGGCTGAATTTCATAAACAATTTCCTTTATTGTTAACACCAACGACCGCAAGCACCGCACCACTAGTAGATGAGGATTTATTAACGGAAGAGTTGAAATCCCAAATGCGGTCAATAGATACGCTAAAGACAAAAGAAGAAAGATTGCAGTTGATTTATGATCAATGGCTTCCGGCACTAACATATTCACCATTTACGCAACTGGCTAATTTAATTGGGCAGCCAGCGATTAGCTTACCAACATATGTATCAAATAAAGGGTTACCGTTGGGCATCCAATTTAGTGGCCCAATTGGTTCAGATGATTTATTACTATCTATGGGACAATTGTTTGAGACGAAGCATCGTTTTAAACAGGTAAATTCTTATTCTTCATTAACGGAAGATACAAAGCATACTGAAGAAAGTAGTACAACTGATTCAACAAGTACCATGACAGAAACAACGTCAACAACCGATACAACAGCAACAACTGATTCAATAAACGATACAACAGAAACTGGTGACTCAAACTTGGTAGATAATCAATCGACGATTAATGAAGTTAGCTCTGAAAATAAAAAAACGATGCTTGCTGAAAGAGATAATCACAAGCAACAGACACAAGTGTCTAAAAATAATTCTGTCTTGCCGAAAACTAATGAAAATACACGACTAGTGATAGTATATATGATTATAGGAATGACGATTGTAAGTAGTTGCAGTCTATTTGTTTTCAAAAAAATAAGAAATGACTGATTACTAATAAAAGAGATTTTTTGCAGTCTTTTGAACAAATAGTCACTATTTTATACTTAAATTGTTGAGTTTGTCTCAATTCATGATATGATAGATAAAAATTAAGTAGGTGAGATTATGGGATTAAATGAATTTATTTTAGGATTAAGTAATTTGGAAAAAATTACACGGGCGCCAGGATTTTTTAAATTTACTGAGCATACAGTTGCTGCTCATTCTTACCGTGTTGCGTCAATTGCGCAGGTTTTAGGCGATATTGAAGAACATAATGGCGCTACATTAGATTGGAAGGTCCTGTATGAGAAGGCGCTAAATCATGATTATACCGAGCGTTTTATTGGTGATATCAAAACACCAGTTAAGTACGCTAATCGTGAGTTAAGGGGCATGTTACAGACCGTAGAAGAAAAGATGACGGATCAATTTATTCGAGAAGAAATACCAGAAGAATTTCAAGATATTTATCGTCGTCGGTTAGATGAAGGGAAAGATTCTTCAATTGAAGGGAAGATTTTAGCCGTTGCTGATAAGGTTGATTTATTGTATGAATCATTTGAGGAAATTGTTAAAAATAATCCTGAGGCAGTCTATAAAGATATGTTTATCGAGTCGATTCAAA containing:
- a CDS encoding amidase family protein, translated to MKTVSFIKKKIYLVVILSIGLFGLNLPTSAEQETTTTSTFASQSTGTTEGESAEKDTETSMSEKTTDESMSISQSDIIISSKTIEKPTLTLAQYKQKGATELAKMIRKKQVTSEELVNLAFEQIAKENPALNAVISLRKNEALEEAKTINVDSDKQPFLGVPILMKGLGHTVKGLPNTNGFRFASHQLARSDGSITRSLKELGFIVIGQTNFPELGLKNITDSALYGNAGSAWNAKYQAGGSSGGSGAAVASGMTPVASGSDAGGSIRIPASWNGIIGLKPSRGIVKGNGTSNTNQVVHFPLTKNMTDTIQLFQLLTKNPEATVSAITNSTIKNQKIAYTLKSPVGTPVSSDAKQAVLEAVTFLKAEGFDVQEVDWPIDGIELMKNYYVIGAGAAGIANFQLQQIEKRSLEITDVDLLTWALYQTNQLITKKDVNEVWESNYQIAQKMAEFHKQFPLLLTPTTASTAPLVDEDLLTEELKSQMRSIDTLKTKEERLQLIYDQWLPALTYSPFTQLANLIGQPAISLPTYVSNKGLPLGIQFSGPIGSDDLLLSMGQLFETKHRFKQVNSYSSLTEDTKHTEESSTTDSTSTMTETTSTTDTTATTDSINDTTETGDSNLVDNQSTINEVSSENKKTMLAERDNHKQQTQVSKNNSVLPKTNENTRLVIVYMIIGMTIVSSCSLFVFKKIRND
- a CDS encoding YfbR-like 5'-deoxynucleotidase, whose amino-acid sequence is MGLNEFILGLSNLEKITRAPGFFKFTEHTVAAHSYRVASIAQVLGDIEEHNGATLDWKVLYEKALNHDYTERFIGDIKTPVKYANRELRGMLQTVEEKMTDQFIREEIPEEFQDIYRRRLDEGKDSSIEGKILAVADKVDLLYESFEEIVKNNPEAVYKDMFIESIQTIKGYSELACVGYFFEHIYPALINRDFYGRGVFISQVENVIKS